GATCGATTGTATCCATAGTAAAGCGCAAATTCCCCCTCAGATAGAGCAGCAAGCGCGATCGCACGTGTTACAATTCTTAATAATTGACAAGGAAACAGAGCAGGGGACGCTTTCAGTATTCCTCTGCCTTTTTATTTGGTTATGTACCCAACATCTGCAACTGGTGCAAACCTGCGTACAACCCACCAAGCTGTATCAACTCCTCATGAGTTCCAGACTCGACTAATTCACCCCGCTTCAAGACAAAAATTCGGTCTACATTGCGAATTGTGGAAAGACGGTGAGCAATAATAATTGCCGTTCGCCCCTCTAGCAAGCGTTCTAAAGCATCTTGAATCGAAGCTTCCGTACCCACATCCAAACTAGCCGTAGCTTCATCCAGTACGAGGATATGAGGGTTACGAATTGCCGCACGAGCAAACGCCAACAATTGCTTTTGTCCGCTAGAAAGATTCGTACCGCGCTCTCGCAACTGAGTATCGTATCCTTGGGGTAACTGCTCGATAAACTGTGCCACATTCGTATTCTCTGCGGCGGCGCGGATCTCTTCAAAAGAATAAGTATCCCCCAGTGTGATATTACTTTTCACATCTCCCGCGAAAATAAAACCTTCTTGCAGAATCACACCCATCCGACAGCGCAATTCTGCCTGCGGAATATCTCGAATATCAACTCCATCCACTAATATTCGTCCTCGTGTCGGTTCGTAGAGACGACACAGCAGCCGAATAATCGAACTTTTTCCCGCCCCCGTAGGACCAACTAAAGCAATTTTTTCTCCTGGACGAATCGTAAAATCTAAATCTTTAATCACATAATCGTCATTTTTATAAGCAAACCAGACATGTTCAAAACGGATTTCTCCGACATGGGTAGTTGGTTGTTGGTTGTTGGTAGTTGGTTGTTGGTGTATCTTGAATTCCGAATTCCGAATTCCGAATTCCGAATTCTCAACCGGATCGCGAATCTCAATTGGTTCGTCTAAAATATCGCTGATGCGCTCAACAGCTGTAAATCCGGCTTGAATTGCAGTAAATTTTTCCGCAAACTGGCGTAAAGGATCGAATAATCGTTGGGCAAATAGAATAAATGCAGCAAGAACGCCAAATTCTAATCTTTCTTGCAGGACAAAAATACCACCCAACCAGAGTACCCCTGCAACTGCTACTAAAGCTACCCATTCTAAAGTTGCCGAGACTGCTGAATCGTGAAAGATCGTTCTATCTACCTCACGAATATAGTTTAAATTCGTGGCGCGAAATAGTTCGGCGTTGAATTGTTCGCGGCGAAACATCTGTACGACGTTAATCCCAGAAATATTCTCTTGTAAGGTGGAATTGAGTAAAGATAGTTCTTCTCTAGCTTTATAATTGGCTTTCCGATATTGCTGCTGAAAGAAAATAATTAATCCCGTGACTGGAAATAGCATCAACAACAGCATTAAAGCGAGTTGCCACTGTTGCTGAAACATGAGAGCTAAAATTACTAACATGGAGAATAGATCGCTGATAATACCTATTGCTCCAGTTGTGAAGACATCTCCCAACGCTTCCACATCACTCGTTAAGCGAGTAATTAATTTTCCTACAGGCGTGCGATCGAAAAAGCGTACTGCTAAAGATGTAACGTGTGCAAAGAGATCGTTGCGAATATCTGCTGTCATTTGTTGTCCGACTTTTTGCACTAAGTAGCCTTGCACGCCTGAAAAGATGAGACGAACTATCACTGTTAACAGCAACAACCCTTCCAGAATTTGTAAACCCTGCCCCAGAGGTAGATTTTTGAGAAAATCGTAGGTATTTGGTTCTTTACGAATGAGGGAGATTGCTTGACCGATCAAAATTGGTTGAACGGCATTGGCGATCGCTACTGGAACTAGCAAAACCGTGGAAATCAACAATAACCTACCGTGACGGCGACCGTAAGGAATTAATCTTAGGAACAATCGCCAATCATTCTGGCGGCGGCGATTTCTGACGGGTTGGGATACGGGCGCTGATGTCGTCATGCTGCAACCTTTAATGGACGATCGGTCATCTAAAATACATTTTCTTAATTTAGCGCTAGTACTGACTCAAGATCGCTCTCATTCTGGCTAGATTTTTGCAGGCGATCGCTCAGTTTTTCTATTTCTGATGAGGAGGTTACCCGAATCTGCCTAATATGGAGCGATTCAATGCCTACTATCCGTCTGCTACTAGTCTTAATCAAAAAAATATGAAAACTACATATTACATTCACCGTTTTTCAGTATTATTATCAGTAATCCCTGTATCAATCTTTATCTGAAACTATTGCGATCGCTACAATCTTCTGGCAATTTTTTATGCTAGATATATTATTTTGCATATTCATATGATTCAAATACTTAATCCTGCATAAGTTTCGTACTTAAATTTTGTATTTCAATCTTTTTAGCTTGCTTTCAAAAGGAGAAAACTTCTGATTTAACTTATGTGATTTTATAGCAATCCAATTTGATTCATGAACGTGGAGCAGGCTTCTAGCCTGCGGCTGGCTAGAAGCACAAATCATTTAGAACTGCTATAGCAGTTTCTCGTATAGAGACGTTACATATAACGTTTCTATACGAGCAATCAATTTCACGATTAACTATTAAGAATTAAGAGTTAAGAATTAAAAGCAAATGAAAGTAACAACTATAGAAACCGCGTACCCACTTTCACCAATGCAGCAGGGAATGCTGTTTCATAGCCTCCACGCTCAACAATCTGGAGTTGATATCGAGCAGGTAATTTGTTCGATCCGCGATCGCCTCAATATTTCTGCTTTTATTCAAGCATGGCAACGAGTTGTGGAACGCCACCCAGTTTTAAGAACGAGCTTTGATTGGAAAAGCGATCGTCAACCATTACAATGCGTCCACCTACAACCCGCTATTGAGATAGAACGAGAAGATTGGCGTAGCTTGTCAGCGATGGAACAAGAACAACAGTTGCAAGTATATCTTCAGCGCGATCGCGCCCTTGGCTTTCAGATGGATCGCTTGCCATTAATGCGTTTAGCTCTGGTGCAGCTCGGCGATCGTGACTACCGCTTGATTTGGACTTTTCATCATGCCATATTAGACGGTCGGTCTTTGCATATAGTTCTCAAAGAAGTTTTTACTTTTTACGATGCTTTCTGCCTGGGAGAGGACTTAGAAATACCACAACCTCGTCCTTATCAAGATTACATCCAATGGTTACAGCAAGATTGGTCAAAAACCGCCAACTTTTGGCAACAACGACTCAAAGGCTTTACTGCACCAACTCCATTAATAGCTAACTCAACATTAGCTAAAACCTTAAATACAGACTTAGAGATCGTCGATCGCAGTTTTGGCGATCGCGAACTGCGACTGTCAGAGCAAACGACAGCGATATTAAAATCTTTGGCACAACAACACCAGCTCACGCTTAACACTTTGGTACAGGGAGCTTGGGCTATACTACTGAGTCGCTACAGTCGCGAAACCGATATTGTCTTTGGAGCCACGAGAGCTTGCCGTCACTCCTCTGTAGCCGGAGCTGAGTCTATGGTAGGACTGCTGATTAATACCCTACCAGTGCGGGTCAATGTCTCGCCAGAGCAACAGCTTTTACCGTGGTTGCAGGAATTGCGATCGCAGTGGGTGACTTTGCGCGACTACGAACATACTCCTTTAGTCAAGATTCAAGGTTGGAGCGACGTTCCAAGTGGTACGCCTCTATTTAATAGCCTTTTGGTCTTTGAAAACTACGAATTGAATTCGGCTTTACGCGCTCAAGGTAGTCGATGGCAAAATCTAGAATTCCGATTAGAAGAACAAACGAATTATCCACTCACCTTAGTTAGCTGCGCTGCATCAGAGCTTTTACTCAAACTCAAATACGATCGACAAAGATTCGACGATGCAACAATTGAGCGAATGCTAGGACATTTGCAAACCTTGCTGTCGAGCATGGCAACAAACCCCGAGCAGTGCATTGGAGAATTGCCCCTGTTGACAACAGCAGAACGCGATCGCATCGTGCGGGAGTGGAACGACACCGAGACGGATTTTTCCCAAGAGCTTTGCATTCATCAGCTATTTGAAGCACAGGTAGAACTGACACCCGAAGCCGTTGCCGTTGTTTTTGAAGATCGACAGCTCACTTACAGAGAACTGAACTGGAGAGCCAATCAATTAGCACGACACTTACAGCAATTAGGCGTGAAGCCAGGAGTTCTGGTTGCCGTATATTTAGAGCGATCGCTAGAGACAGTCGTAGCAGTCATGGGGATTTTGAAAGCGGGGGGTGCATACGTACCGCTCGAACCCAGCTTTCCCAAAGCACGCATTCAACTACTACTTTCTTCACTGGCGATCGATTGTCTGGTAACGCAAACTTCACTGCTACCAAATCTTGACGAGATTCAATCTCAACTTCCCGCGCTACAACACTTAATTTGTTTGGATGCTGAAAAACGTGACATTGGTAGGGGCGCACAGCCGTGCGCCCCTACAAAAGATACAAAGAAAATATTCGATCGCCAAATTTGGCTGCGTGCAGATCTGGATCGACTCCCTACCGACAACTTACCCCTGTCCGCTAGCTCAGATGATGTCGCCTACGTAATCTTTACCTCTGGTTCCACCGGAACGCCGAAAGGAGTTGTAGTTCGCCATCAACCCGTCATCAACCTAATTCAGTGGGTAAACAAAACTTTTGCCGTCAACTCTTCCGATAGAGTTTTATTCGTCACATCCTTGTGCTTCGACCTGTCAGTTTATGACATTTTCGGGCTTTTAGCCGCAGGTGGATCGATTCGAGTCGTATCTAACCGTGACGTACAAGATCCAGAAGCTTTGTTGCGCATATTGCGTGACGAACCAATTACGTTCTGGGACTCTGCACCACCTGCACTGCAACAACTCGCTACTTTTTTCCCCAAGATCGAATGGGGCGATCGCTATCCCCAACTGCGGTTAGTATTTATGAGTGGTGATTGGATACCAGTAAAGTTACCAGACACACTCAAAGCTACATTCCCAGGAGTTAAAGTCATTAGTCTCGGCGGAGCAACCGAAGCCACAGTCTGGTCTAATTATTATCCAATTCAAACAGTCGAGCCGCATTGGGTAAGTATTCCCTACGGTAAACCAATTCAAAATGCCCGCTATCACATTCTCGACTCTTATCTCAACCCCTGTCCGGTTGGCGTGGCTGGAGAGTTACATATTGGTGGCA
This window of the Chroococcidiopsis thermalis PCC 7203 genome carries:
- a CDS encoding ABC transporter ATP-binding protein, whose translation is MTTSAPVSQPVRNRRRQNDWRLFLRLIPYGRRHGRLLLISTVLLVPVAIANAVQPILIGQAISLIRKEPNTYDFLKNLPLGQGLQILEGLLLLTVIVRLIFSGVQGYLVQKVGQQMTADIRNDLFAHVTSLAVRFFDRTPVGKLITRLTSDVEALGDVFTTGAIGIISDLFSMLVILALMFQQQWQLALMLLLMLFPVTGLIIFFQQQYRKANYKAREELSLLNSTLQENISGINVVQMFRREQFNAELFRATNLNYIREVDRTIFHDSAVSATLEWVALVAVAGVLWLGGIFVLQERLEFGVLAAFILFAQRLFDPLRQFAEKFTAIQAGFTAVERISDILDEPIEIRDPVENSEFGIRNSEFKIHQQPTTNNQQPTTHVGEIRFEHVWFAYKNDDYVIKDLDFTIRPGEKIALVGPTGAGKSSIIRLLCRLYEPTRGRILVDGVDIRDIPQAELRCRMGVILQEGFIFAGDVKSNITLGDTYSFEEIRAAAENTNVAQFIEQLPQGYDTQLRERGTNLSSGQKQLLAFARAAIRNPHILVLDEATASLDVGTEASIQDALERLLEGRTAIIIAHRLSTIRNVDRIFVLKRGELVESGTHEELIQLGGLYAGLHQLQMLGT
- a CDS encoding amino acid adenylation domain-containing protein; this translates as MKVTTIETAYPLSPMQQGMLFHSLHAQQSGVDIEQVICSIRDRLNISAFIQAWQRVVERHPVLRTSFDWKSDRQPLQCVHLQPAIEIEREDWRSLSAMEQEQQLQVYLQRDRALGFQMDRLPLMRLALVQLGDRDYRLIWTFHHAILDGRSLHIVLKEVFTFYDAFCLGEDLEIPQPRPYQDYIQWLQQDWSKTANFWQQRLKGFTAPTPLIANSTLAKTLNTDLEIVDRSFGDRELRLSEQTTAILKSLAQQHQLTLNTLVQGAWAILLSRYSRETDIVFGATRACRHSSVAGAESMVGLLINTLPVRVNVSPEQQLLPWLQELRSQWVTLRDYEHTPLVKIQGWSDVPSGTPLFNSLLVFENYELNSALRAQGSRWQNLEFRLEEQTNYPLTLVSCAASELLLKLKYDRQRFDDATIERMLGHLQTLLSSMATNPEQCIGELPLLTTAERDRIVREWNDTETDFSQELCIHQLFEAQVELTPEAVAVVFEDRQLTYRELNWRANQLARHLQQLGVKPGVLVAVYLERSLETVVAVMGILKAGGAYVPLEPSFPKARIQLLLSSLAIDCLVTQTSLLPNLDEIQSQLPALQHLICLDAEKRDIGRGAQPCAPTKDTKKIFDRQIWLRADLDRLPTDNLPLSASSDDVAYVIFTSGSTGTPKGVVVRHQPVINLIQWVNKTFAVNSSDRVLFVTSLCFDLSVYDIFGLLAAGGSIRVVSNRDVQDPEALLRILRDEPITFWDSAPPALQQLATFFPKIEWGDRYPQLRLVFMSGDWIPVKLPDTLKATFPGVKVISLGGATEATVWSNYYPIQTVEPHWVSIPYGKPIQNARYHILDSYLNPCPVGVAGELHIGGKCLASGYLNQPDLTAQKFIPDPFSDDPTARLYKTGDLARYLPDGNIEFLGRIDHQVKIRGFRIELGEIETVLAQHPQVRETVILVREDEPGNKRLVAYVVGHQPAPATSELRRFLQERLPEYMVPAAFVAIAEIPLTSNGKVDRRALPIPDRDRPNLEKAFAAPSNAVELQLTQIWSEVLGIQSIGVSDNFFELGGHSLLAVQLFTQIESKFGIKLPLATLFQAPTIEQLANIIGQPQQLVSWSSLVAIQPHGDRSPLFCIHALGGNVLGYQKLVRHLGSEQPVYGLQARGLDGKQNPHTKVEDMAADYIQEMQTVQPNSPYLLCGFSSGGTVAFEMARQLQAQGEEVALLAMFDTYSPRLFIHNPSLFRTISTYLHTLWRLPLPEKQTYFLQKLDWMHSLLTGKQSSKYDLWNNYALSENANPYDMVLIEALKQATMVDYVPQSYSGRVALFTSKEVLRWCYSTPDRGWNSFVEPGVEIHEIPGTHLGLLDEPNVQVLASKLKACLEQAQIGDRTLSLVGNSCVMELSIG